One genomic region from Stackebrandtia nassauensis DSM 44728 encodes:
- a CDS encoding LacI family DNA-binding transcriptional regulator, with the protein MNTPSPKSTPAPGKRHRYSMSDVAARAGISVGTVSNVLNHPERVAEETRRRVREVIDTLGFIRNAPAMNLRSGSSAAVGVVVLDIANPFFTEVLRGAEDRLADEGLLLIVCSSDDALDKEEHYLRVLEEHRVQGMLITPAMADLNPLVDLRNRGLGVVLLDRTEADGKLCAVAVDDVRGGELAGEHLLSLGHRRIAFLNGPLSLRQCAERREGLRRAVTTAGLDPDGVLTEIELPSLNAQGGEAAIRELGRDLPTAVFCVNDLVALGALRALDQRGIVVPDQISLVGYDDVEFTAMLSPSLTTIRQPKYQLGKAAAELFLIDARQDDDHWHQQTVFQPELIVRDSTTASQRASS; encoded by the coding sequence GTGAACACACCGTCCCCCAAATCCACCCCCGCGCCCGGCAAGCGGCACCGCTACAGCATGTCCGACGTGGCGGCCCGCGCCGGAATCTCCGTCGGCACCGTGTCCAACGTGCTCAACCACCCCGAGCGCGTCGCCGAGGAGACCCGCCGCCGCGTGCGGGAAGTGATCGACACCCTGGGCTTCATCCGCAACGCCCCCGCGATGAACCTCCGCTCCGGCTCCAGCGCGGCGGTGGGCGTCGTCGTCCTCGACATCGCCAACCCGTTCTTCACCGAAGTCCTGCGCGGCGCCGAGGACCGCCTGGCCGACGAGGGCCTGCTGCTCATCGTGTGCAGCTCCGACGACGCCCTCGACAAGGAGGAGCACTACCTGCGCGTCCTGGAGGAACACCGGGTCCAGGGCATGCTCATCACCCCGGCGATGGCCGACCTCAACCCCCTCGTCGACCTGCGCAACCGGGGCCTGGGCGTGGTCCTGCTCGACCGCACCGAAGCCGACGGCAAACTGTGCGCCGTCGCGGTCGACGACGTCCGGGGCGGCGAACTCGCCGGTGAACACCTGCTGTCCCTCGGCCACCGCCGCATCGCCTTCCTCAATGGACCGTTGTCGCTGCGCCAGTGCGCCGAACGCCGCGAAGGTCTGCGCCGAGCCGTCACCACGGCCGGACTCGACCCCGACGGCGTCCTCACCGAGATCGAGCTCCCCTCCCTCAACGCCCAGGGCGGGGAGGCCGCGATCCGCGAACTCGGCCGCGACCTCCCCACGGCGGTCTTCTGCGTCAATGACCTGGTCGCCCTCGGCGCGCTGCGCGCCCTCGACCAACGCGGAATCGTGGTCCCCGACCAGATCTCACTGGTCGGCTACGACGACGTCGAGTTCACCGCCATGCTCTCGCCGTCACTGACCACGATCCGCCAGCCCAAGTACCAACTGGGCAAGGCCGCCGCCGAACTCTTCCTCATCGACGCCCGCCAGGACGACGACCACTGGCACCAGCAGACGGTGTTCCAGCCCGAACTCATCGTCCGCGATTCGACGACGGCCTCCCAGCGGGCGTCCTCGTAG
- a CDS encoding aldo/keto reductase, translating into METYRLAGTDLTVSKLCLGAMALGAVQDERTSFAILDRFVEAGGTFIDTANNYMFWLDGHTGDESELMLGRWLAARGNREDVVVASKVGWRPTTVGGGLDDAEHLTAQRIGAAIDESLARLGTDYLDLYWTHRDDRDVGLAETVAGMAATVTAGKARAIGASNHTAWRVSEARALAPDTVRYVAMQNRYSYLQPRPGVKLAESGHVHATSDTLDFVAATEDMALLTYTALLYGSYTRDDKPLSPQYVHPGTEARLQVLDEVATETGATRNQVVLAWLCGHPGPVIPLVGVSSVSQLDEVIDGVNLKLSAEQWRRLSDAA; encoded by the coding sequence ATGGAGACCTATCGGCTCGCCGGAACCGATCTGACCGTGTCGAAACTGTGCCTGGGCGCCATGGCGCTGGGAGCCGTCCAGGACGAACGCACCTCGTTCGCGATCCTGGACCGGTTCGTCGAGGCCGGTGGCACGTTCATCGACACCGCCAACAACTACATGTTCTGGCTGGACGGCCACACCGGCGACGAGAGCGAACTGATGCTCGGCCGATGGCTGGCCGCGCGCGGAAACCGCGAGGACGTCGTGGTGGCCAGCAAGGTCGGCTGGCGGCCCACAACGGTCGGCGGCGGCCTCGACGACGCCGAACACCTGACCGCCCAACGCATCGGTGCCGCCATCGACGAGAGCCTCGCCCGACTGGGCACCGACTACCTGGACCTGTACTGGACGCATCGCGACGACCGCGACGTCGGCCTGGCCGAGACCGTCGCGGGAATGGCCGCCACGGTCACCGCGGGCAAGGCCCGCGCGATCGGGGCCAGCAACCACACCGCCTGGCGGGTATCCGAAGCGCGGGCGCTGGCTCCCGACACGGTGCGGTACGTCGCCATGCAGAACCGCTACTCATACCTGCAACCGCGACCGGGCGTGAAGCTGGCGGAGTCCGGCCACGTCCACGCCACCTCCGACACCCTCGACTTCGTCGCCGCGACCGAGGACATGGCGTTGCTGACCTACACCGCACTGCTGTACGGCTCCTACACCCGCGACGACAAACCGCTGAGCCCGCAGTACGTCCACCCGGGCACCGAGGCTCGCCTCCAGGTGCTCGACGAGGTGGCCACCGAGACCGGCGCGACCCGCAACCAGGTGGTGCTGGCCTGGCTGTGCGGCCACCCCGGACCGGTGATCCCGCTGGTGGGAGTGTCGTCGGTGTCGCAACTGGACGAGGTCATCGACGGGGTGAACCTGAAGCTGTCGGCCGAGCAGTGGCGCCGCCTCAGCGACGCCGCCTGA
- a CDS encoding MerR family transcriptional regulator has protein sequence MTRYTIGEASRRSGFSMDTLRYYEKIGLLVDVDRSSTGHRCFTDEDLGWLGTLKCLRDTGMPVADMLAFAELTRAGDHTIPQRVALLESHHARVSEHIADLRTKHDGIAAKIAWYRGVLDG, from the coding sequence ATCACCCGGTACACCATCGGCGAGGCCTCCCGACGCAGCGGGTTCAGCATGGACACGCTGCGCTACTACGAGAAGATCGGCCTGCTGGTCGACGTCGACCGCTCCTCCACCGGCCACCGCTGCTTCACCGACGAGGACCTCGGCTGGCTGGGGACGCTGAAGTGCCTGCGCGACACCGGGATGCCGGTCGCCGACATGCTGGCCTTCGCCGAGCTGACGCGCGCGGGCGACCACACCATCCCGCAGCGGGTGGCGCTGCTGGAGTCCCACCACGCCCGGGTGTCGGAACACATCGCGGACCTGCGGACGAAACACGACGGCATCGCCGCCAAGATCGCCTGGTACCGCGGCGTCCTGGACGGCTGA
- a CDS encoding RNHCP domain-containing protein, whose product MAFARSFRCGHCGTAVSLDAPGTTHRNHCPSCLWSRHLDKNAPGDRDTKCTAGMEPIAVTVRGEGRWVLVHRCLDCGRLRLNKTAGDDNLLELMRLAALPLTMSPLPGRPSRRAAPR is encoded by the coding sequence TTGGCATTCGCACGATCATTCCGGTGTGGACACTGCGGTACCGCGGTCTCGCTTGACGCACCGGGCACCACCCATCGCAATCACTGCCCGAGCTGCCTGTGGTCGCGGCATCTCGACAAGAACGCCCCCGGCGACCGGGACACCAAGTGCACCGCCGGAATGGAACCGATCGCGGTCACCGTCCGCGGTGAGGGCCGGTGGGTACTCGTCCACCGCTGCCTGGACTGCGGTCGGCTGCGGCTGAACAAGACCGCTGGCGACGACAACCTGCTCGAACTGATGCGGCTGGCGGCCCTGCCGTTGACCATGTCGCCGCTGCCCGGACGGCCGTCACGCCGCGCCGCACCACGCTGA
- a CDS encoding response regulator, translating into MITVVLVDDQPLLRSGFRALLDLEDDIEVVAEASDGAQGLALIRQHLPDIALLDIQMPDMDGIEATRHIAADPRLAAVRVVILTNYGFDEYVYDALRAGATGFLVKDIQPDDFLHAVRVAARGDALLAPSITRRLISRYVTQPRNTGTGVGLEDLTNREREAVALVAQGLTNDEIADHMAISPMTAKTHINRAMAKTAARDRAQLVVLAYESGLVVPGDTRTLRKPVDVGDPP; encoded by the coding sequence ATGATCACCGTCGTACTGGTCGACGACCAGCCACTGCTGCGCAGCGGATTCCGCGCCCTCCTCGACCTCGAGGACGACATCGAGGTCGTCGCCGAGGCCAGCGACGGGGCGCAGGGCCTGGCCCTGATCCGGCAACACCTGCCCGACATCGCGCTGCTCGACATCCAGATGCCCGACATGGACGGCATCGAAGCCACCCGCCACATCGCCGCCGACCCGCGCCTGGCAGCGGTGCGGGTGGTCATCCTGACCAACTACGGTTTCGACGAATACGTCTACGACGCCCTGCGCGCCGGAGCGACCGGGTTCCTTGTCAAGGACATCCAACCCGACGACTTCCTGCACGCCGTCCGCGTCGCCGCCCGGGGCGACGCGCTGCTGGCGCCGTCGATCACCCGCCGGCTCATCAGCCGCTACGTCACCCAACCGCGCAACACCGGAACCGGTGTCGGCCTTGAGGACCTGACCAACCGGGAACGCGAGGCGGTGGCGCTGGTGGCGCAGGGCCTGACCAACGACGAGATCGCCGACCACATGGCCATCAGCCCCATGACCGCCAAGACCCACATCAACCGGGCCATGGCCAAGACCGCGGCCCGCGACCGCGCCCAGCTCGTCGTGCTGGCCTACGAATCCGGCCTGGTCGTCCCGGGAGACACCCGCACGTTACGAAAACCCGTTGACGTCGGCGACCCGCCGTGA
- a CDS encoding sensor histidine kinase: protein MRPRLPHIPDRAKDWAIAIGVTVTVLVTALSQWESATVPHLAGVALLTASGLALVARRQTPILVLAVTGLCAVGYQATGFDVPAVAYVFAVYAAVRARHRLVTVLMSLAVLAALPLSIYLSGQHDTAEVFAQARGALEIAWLVAAAAAGEALRQAEQRADEAERTREETARRRANEERLHIARELHDSLTHQISVVKVQSEVAVHVARKRGEQVPDAVLAIQKAGREATRELRATLAALRDDDTTPPRGLDDVGDLVEQARAIGLAASLTIDGKPPPMPATVDRTIYRIVQESLTNIARHADTDTATVHIDCRPDTLRIRVDDDGKAAPDTATVPGVGLLGMRERVTALGGRLRAEPRGGGGFTVQAELPLEQTP, encoded by the coding sequence ATGCGCCCACGATTGCCCCACATCCCCGACCGGGCCAAGGACTGGGCGATCGCCATCGGCGTCACGGTGACCGTGCTGGTCACCGCCCTGTCGCAGTGGGAGTCCGCCACCGTCCCACACCTGGCGGGCGTCGCGCTGCTGACCGCAAGCGGCCTGGCCCTGGTCGCGCGCCGCCAGACCCCGATCCTGGTCCTGGCCGTCACCGGACTGTGCGCGGTGGGCTACCAGGCCACCGGTTTCGACGTGCCCGCCGTGGCCTACGTGTTCGCGGTGTACGCGGCCGTCCGCGCGCGCCATCGCCTCGTCACCGTCCTGATGAGTCTGGCCGTGCTGGCCGCGCTGCCGCTGTCGATCTACCTCTCCGGCCAGCACGACACCGCCGAGGTGTTCGCCCAGGCCCGGGGTGCGCTCGAGATCGCGTGGCTGGTCGCGGCCGCGGCCGCCGGGGAAGCGTTGCGGCAGGCCGAACAGCGCGCCGACGAAGCCGAACGCACCCGCGAGGAGACCGCGCGCCGCCGCGCCAACGAGGAACGGTTGCACATCGCGCGCGAACTCCACGACTCGCTCACCCACCAGATCTCCGTGGTCAAGGTGCAGTCCGAAGTCGCCGTCCACGTCGCCCGCAAACGCGGCGAACAGGTACCCGATGCCGTGCTGGCGATCCAGAAGGCGGGCCGCGAGGCTACCCGGGAACTGCGCGCGACCCTCGCGGCCCTGCGCGACGACGACACCACCCCGCCGCGCGGACTCGACGACGTCGGCGACCTGGTGGAACAGGCCCGCGCCATCGGTCTGGCCGCGAGCCTGACCATCGACGGCAAGCCACCACCCATGCCCGCCACAGTGGACAGGACGATCTACCGCATCGTCCAGGAATCGCTCACCAACATCGCCCGGCACGCCGACACCGACACCGCCACGGTCCACATCGACTGCCGCCCCGACACCCTGCGCATCCGCGTCGACGACGACGGCAAGGCCGCCCCCGACACCGCCACCGTCCCCGGCGTCGGTCTACTGGGGATGCGCGAACGCGTCACCGCCCTGGGCGGCCGACTGCGCGCCGAACCGCGCGGCGGTGGCGGCTTCACCGTCCAGGCCGAACTCCCGCTGGAACAGACGCCATGA
- a CDS encoding DUF6223 family protein, whose protein sequence is MSPRHLSVAAAQILEKSPDPTVYGWTPERVWASAAAIVALGAVVVAAWALARARRSGNSRKWAIGSLVAGLVAAVNGVLTVVTADGGPGTGNGIVGGYIAVVVGAAAAVLGWLAVARARR, encoded by the coding sequence ATGTCCCCTCGTCATTTGAGCGTCGCCGCCGCGCAGATCCTGGAGAAGTCGCCCGATCCCACCGTCTACGGCTGGACGCCGGAACGCGTGTGGGCTTCGGCGGCCGCGATCGTGGCGCTGGGCGCCGTGGTCGTCGCCGCATGGGCCCTGGCCCGTGCCCGCCGCAGCGGCAACAGCCGCAAGTGGGCGATCGGGTCCCTGGTCGCGGGCCTGGTCGCGGCCGTCAACGGAGTGCTGACAGTGGTCACCGCCGACGGTGGCCCGGGCACCGGCAACGGCATCGTCGGCGGCTACATCGCCGTCGTGGTCGGGGCCGCCGCCGCGGTCCTGGGCTGGCTGGCGGTGGCCCGCGCCCGCCGGTGA
- a CDS encoding DUF6196 family protein: MVSVSVESPEQTDLRLRRVIAEAEFVVHDGVWTFAETPDPPVLTDEVLAVVRDTEVWSALVPASPELAGGERFGLFSFHFPGAPDNSGFVGWLAGHLKRELGTGVFVVCGSNTARGGIFDYWGSPAELLPQAVEVVERLRANT, translated from the coding sequence ATGGTGAGTGTGAGCGTCGAATCGCCCGAGCAGACCGATCTCAGGCTGCGGCGGGTGATCGCCGAAGCCGAGTTCGTCGTCCACGATGGTGTGTGGACGTTCGCCGAGACTCCCGACCCGCCGGTGCTGACCGACGAGGTGCTTGCCGTCGTGCGCGACACCGAGGTGTGGAGCGCCCTGGTGCCCGCGTCGCCCGAACTGGCGGGCGGGGAACGCTTCGGGCTGTTCTCGTTCCACTTTCCCGGGGCGCCCGACAACTCCGGTTTCGTCGGCTGGCTGGCCGGACACCTGAAACGGGAACTGGGCACCGGGGTGTTCGTGGTGTGCGGCAGCAACACCGCTCGCGGCGGCATCTTCGACTACTGGGGAAGCCCCGCGGAACTGTTGCCGCAGGCGGTCGAGGTCGTCGAACGCCTGCGCGCGAACACGTGA
- a CDS encoding EF-hand domain-containing protein: protein MTVTSSQIPDLQRRKLERRFTLIDTNGDGAIRHDDCVRMMERLCAAFGETLESPKGGALAAAYDRMFATLIAELDNDADGAISRDEFVTGMFTVVGDPAGFDATLRGAAEAVMSLADTDGNGTLGPAEYARLVGAFGVGSDEAAEAFARLDRDGNGQLQLREIIEAEKEFFTSTDPDAPGNYFFGRF, encoded by the coding sequence ATGACCGTAACCAGCAGCCAGATACCCGACCTGCAGCGCCGCAAGCTCGAACGGCGCTTCACCTTGATCGACACCAACGGCGACGGTGCGATCCGTCACGACGACTGCGTCCGGATGATGGAACGACTGTGCGCCGCCTTCGGCGAGACGCTGGAGTCCCCGAAGGGAGGCGCACTGGCCGCGGCCTACGACCGGATGTTCGCCACCCTGATCGCCGAGCTCGACAACGACGCCGACGGCGCGATCTCGCGGGACGAGTTCGTGACCGGGATGTTCACGGTCGTGGGCGACCCGGCGGGCTTCGACGCCACCCTGCGCGGCGCCGCCGAAGCGGTGATGTCCCTGGCCGACACCGACGGCAACGGGACGCTGGGCCCGGCCGAGTACGCCCGGCTCGTCGGGGCGTTCGGCGTCGGGAGCGACGAGGCCGCCGAGGCGTTCGCCCGGCTGGACCGCGACGGCAACGGGCAGCTCCAGCTTCGCGAGATCATCGAAGCCGAGAAGGAGTTCTTCACCAGCACCGACCCCGACGCGCCGGGGAACTACTTCTTCGGTCGCTTCTGA
- a CDS encoding alpha-ketoglutarate-dependent dioxygenase AlkB family protein has product MALIPQGPRTIAPGAVHVPGWLTRSAQRDLVAACRDWSRPPAGMTRVKTPGGRWMSVRQVCLGLHWTPYRYSRTHTDGSHVKAFPEELARLAVAAVATAYDDPGDYAPDIALINYYDSAARMGMHQDKEEHCDAPVVSLSLGDSCVFRFGNTENRNKPWTDVTLESGDLFVFGGESRFAFHGVPKTMPGTGPSDIDMGAGRLNITIRQSGIES; this is encoded by the coding sequence ATGGCGTTGATTCCGCAGGGCCCGCGCACCATCGCGCCCGGGGCCGTTCACGTTCCCGGCTGGCTGACCCGCTCGGCCCAGCGCGACCTGGTGGCCGCCTGCCGCGACTGGTCCCGTCCGCCCGCGGGCATGACCCGGGTCAAGACGCCGGGCGGGCGGTGGATGTCGGTGCGGCAGGTGTGCCTGGGTCTGCACTGGACGCCGTACCGGTATTCGCGCACCCACACCGACGGCTCCCACGTCAAGGCGTTCCCCGAGGAGCTGGCGCGGCTGGCGGTCGCGGCGGTGGCCACCGCCTACGACGACCCCGGCGACTACGCGCCCGACATCGCGTTGATCAACTACTACGATTCGGCCGCCCGCATGGGGATGCACCAGGACAAGGAGGAACACTGCGACGCGCCGGTGGTGTCGCTGAGCCTGGGCGATTCGTGCGTGTTCCGGTTCGGCAACACCGAAAACCGCAACAAGCCGTGGACGGACGTCACCCTGGAATCGGGTGACCTGTTCGTGTTCGGCGGCGAGTCCCGGTTCGCGTTCCACGGGGTGCCCAAGACGATGCCGGGCACCGGTCCATCCGATATCGACATGGGCGCCGGACGGTTGAACATCACCATCCGGCAGTCGGGGATCGAGTCCTAG
- a CDS encoding DUF3159 domain-containing protein — MNLNALTSTSLSLFDAVGGWRTVAESMASRVLFLVTYLLTEEVLTAALVAVGGVLVFVVVRICTDRKYLAAVVELSVVCFSALLAGGTGHAANFYLPALFTNIGPLVVFLVSMLVRWPVIGLVVGTVRGERFAWRRDPVRRRRYQRCTAMFLAKFAIASAVMLPLYLAEHVTALGIANMLLTSPAAGVCVYVSWRILRVPTDPASLGSRCPSLRRHRGSSLARRLTTVIDT; from the coding sequence ATGAACCTCAACGCGCTGACCAGTACGTCACTGTCCCTGTTCGACGCCGTTGGCGGCTGGCGCACCGTCGCCGAGAGTATGGCGTCGCGGGTGCTGTTCCTGGTCACGTATCTGCTGACCGAGGAGGTGCTGACCGCCGCGCTGGTGGCCGTCGGCGGGGTGCTCGTGTTCGTCGTCGTGCGGATCTGCACCGACCGCAAGTATCTGGCGGCGGTGGTCGAACTGAGTGTCGTCTGCTTCTCGGCGCTGTTGGCCGGGGGCACCGGCCACGCGGCCAACTTCTACCTTCCCGCCCTGTTCACCAACATCGGCCCACTGGTGGTGTTCCTCGTGTCGATGCTGGTGCGGTGGCCGGTGATCGGGCTGGTGGTGGGAACGGTGCGGGGCGAACGGTTCGCGTGGCGGCGAGATCCGGTACGGCGACGGCGTTACCAACGCTGCACGGCGATGTTCCTGGCGAAGTTCGCCATCGCCAGTGCCGTGATGCTGCCGCTGTACCTCGCCGAACACGTCACCGCCCTGGGCATCGCGAACATGCTGCTGACCTCGCCCGCCGCCGGTGTGTGCGTCTACGTGAGCTGGCGGATCCTTCGCGTCCCAACGGATCCGGCGAGCCTGGGAAGCCGGTGCCCGTCCTTACGCCGTCATCGGGGTTCGTCGCTGGCACGTCGTCTCACGACCGTCATCGACACCTGA
- a CDS encoding FAD-dependent oxidoreductase: MRVIVIGAGLGGLTLAHGLRQAGIDVAVYEQDEPQGRPQGISLHFDDRAITALRACLPSGHVAMIEATLGGPRNATQVLSEVDGELAVTGTRPSDGSPGRARPGHQAHRPLLRQVLLTGLEDTVRFGARLTRFATLADGTVTAHFADGSSDTANVLVAADGIGSAVRRQYLPDARVVDAGKRVLMGATPLRAVSATGLPELIGDNPATLQCGDAMIALGVLRFATPPLDAARQWLPAANGAAIAEAEDFVMWALPVAQDRLGAAASPDAIWQRARGIAADLHPTLGSIVDAAWPDVTFAHRVGVIPPLPPWPATAVTLIGDAIHLAPGFGGNLAMRDAQRLRDALVRAVQGEQDLLGAIGSYEDTMRRENFPAVAGSRA, encoded by the coding sequence ATGCGAGTGATCGTGATCGGCGCCGGACTCGGCGGACTGACACTGGCGCACGGCCTGCGGCAGGCGGGGATCGACGTGGCCGTGTACGAGCAGGACGAACCCCAAGGTCGTCCACAGGGGATCAGCCTGCACTTCGACGACCGCGCGATCACGGCGCTGCGCGCGTGCCTGCCGAGCGGCCACGTCGCGATGATCGAGGCCACCCTGGGCGGCCCCCGCAACGCGACCCAGGTGTTGTCCGAGGTGGACGGCGAACTCGCCGTCACGGGCACGCGTCCCTCCGACGGCTCGCCCGGCCGGGCGAGACCCGGCCACCAGGCCCACCGGCCGCTGCTGCGCCAGGTGCTGCTGACCGGCCTTGAGGACACGGTGCGGTTCGGGGCCCGATTGACGCGCTTCGCCACCCTCGCCGACGGCACCGTCACGGCCCACTTCGCCGACGGGAGCAGCGATACCGCCAACGTGCTGGTCGCAGCGGACGGCATCGGCTCGGCGGTGCGACGCCAGTACCTGCCGGACGCGCGCGTGGTCGACGCGGGCAAACGCGTGCTGATGGGCGCGACGCCACTGCGCGCCGTCTCCGCAACCGGGCTGCCCGAACTGATCGGCGACAACCCCGCCACCCTCCAGTGCGGTGATGCGATGATCGCGCTGGGCGTACTGCGGTTCGCCACCCCGCCACTCGACGCGGCGCGGCAGTGGCTGCCCGCCGCGAACGGTGCCGCGATCGCCGAAGCCGAGGACTTCGTCATGTGGGCGCTGCCGGTCGCCCAGGATCGACTCGGTGCGGCCGCATCACCCGACGCGATCTGGCAGCGGGCCCGCGGCATCGCCGCCGACCTGCATCCGACGCTGGGGTCCATCGTCGACGCGGCCTGGCCCGACGTGACGTTCGCGCATCGCGTCGGGGTGATCCCGCCGCTGCCGCCGTGGCCCGCCACAGCGGTCACCCTCATCGGCGACGCCATCCACCTGGCGCCGGGATTCGGCGGCAACCTCGCCATGCGGGACGCGCAGCGACTGCGGGACGCTTTGGTGCGGGCAGTCCAGGGGGAGCAGGACCTGTTGGGCGCCATCGGTTCCTACGAGGACACCATGCGCCGCGAGAACTTCCCGGCCGTCGCGGGGTCGCGCGCATGA
- a CDS encoding TetR family transcriptional regulator, which produces MTEHTSPGRPGRWRSGAQSRQRVLDAARELFQRNGYAGTTVRAVATEAGVDPAMVFYFFGNKQGLFAAAVDMSAQLPPAIDAIFDGGLDGIGERVVRTLLENMDKSERAPLAILTRSGPGDDQTETLLRQYIDREITGRLAALLDTPDAALRAGMVNVQLLGLAVARYVVRVEPIASASVDELTTRLGAVVQHCLTGSAS; this is translated from the coding sequence ATGACAGAACACACTTCCCCGGGCCGCCCCGGACGCTGGCGTTCCGGCGCGCAGAGTAGACAGCGGGTCCTCGACGCCGCCCGCGAACTGTTCCAACGCAACGGCTACGCGGGCACCACGGTGCGCGCCGTGGCCACCGAGGCGGGCGTCGACCCGGCGATGGTGTTCTACTTCTTCGGCAACAAGCAGGGACTGTTCGCCGCCGCCGTCGACATGTCGGCCCAGCTCCCACCGGCCATCGACGCGATCTTCGACGGCGGGCTCGACGGCATCGGGGAACGCGTCGTGCGCACGCTGCTGGAGAACATGGACAAATCCGAGCGCGCCCCGCTGGCGATACTCACCCGCTCCGGCCCCGGCGACGACCAGACCGAGACGCTGCTGCGCCAGTACATCGACCGCGAGATCACCGGCCGACTCGCGGCGCTGCTGGACACCCCCGATGCCGCGCTGCGGGCGGGAATGGTGAACGTGCAGCTGTTGGGGCTGGCGGTGGCCAGGTATGTCGTACGCGTCGAACCGATCGCCTCGGCGTCGGTCGACGAGTTGACGACCCGGCTCGGCGCCGTCGTCCAGCACTGCCTCACCGGCTCGGCGTCCTGA
- a CDS encoding MFS transporter, with protein sequence MAVQRDLRGLTIALALRSFALALVNVFLPLLMLEQGAALWQVCAFYVVYSAAKMAINYPSVILIERWPPWLGLAVALASSAVYLLLLNTYISGAAWAIWCAPAALAGMNAFLWNSQHIHISRALQDTRRGRDMAVINVVIHVATLAAPPIGAALVAFGGRSTLLFAALTVIALAILPARAAHRLPRRPSDEDGPSRPAPFRDLVANFAYNTSILVHFLLWPVYLAVVFGDFTTIGLITAVTEGVGLLLLLVAGRRGDRGATWRVLLEGTIATALAHLARLLAGTPLSITVVGAVSRAAIDYQQIPWVTTYYSHVKQRGSRYVLWMEGAGDLANLLIWLALLVAAILTQHATVFFGIAFVLAAVATIATLLISRQPMPVPQPRPAASVEATPVP encoded by the coding sequence ATGGCGGTTCAGCGTGACCTGCGCGGCCTGACCATCGCCCTGGCGTTGCGGAGCTTCGCCCTGGCACTGGTCAACGTTTTCCTGCCGCTGCTGATGCTCGAACAGGGCGCCGCGCTGTGGCAGGTGTGCGCGTTCTACGTCGTGTACTCGGCGGCCAAGATGGCGATCAACTATCCCAGCGTCATCCTCATCGAACGGTGGCCGCCGTGGCTGGGCCTGGCGGTGGCGCTGGCCTCGTCGGCGGTGTATCTGTTGCTGCTCAACACCTACATCTCCGGCGCCGCCTGGGCGATCTGGTGCGCGCCCGCCGCGCTGGCCGGAATGAACGCGTTCCTGTGGAACTCGCAGCACATCCACATCTCCCGGGCCCTACAGGACACCCGACGCGGTCGCGACATGGCGGTGATCAACGTGGTCATCCACGTCGCCACCCTCGCCGCCCCACCGATCGGCGCCGCGCTGGTGGCCTTCGGCGGTCGCTCGACCCTGCTGTTCGCGGCGCTGACGGTGATCGCCCTCGCGATCCTGCCCGCCCGCGCCGCGCACCGGTTGCCGCGCCGACCCTCCGACGAGGACGGTCCGTCGCGGCCCGCCCCGTTCCGCGATCTCGTCGCCAACTTCGCCTACAACACCAGCATTCTGGTGCACTTCCTGTTGTGGCCGGTCTACCTGGCCGTCGTGTTCGGCGACTTCACCACGATCGGTCTCATCACGGCCGTCACCGAGGGCGTCGGGCTGCTGCTGTTGCTCGTCGCCGGACGTCGCGGCGATCGCGGTGCCACCTGGCGGGTCCTGCTGGAGGGGACCATCGCCACGGCCCTCGCGCACCTGGCCCGGCTGCTGGCCGGGACGCCGCTGTCCATCACCGTTGTGGGCGCCGTGTCCCGCGCCGCCATCGACTACCAGCAGATCCCGTGGGTCACCACCTACTACTCGCACGTCAAACAGCGCGGTTCCCGCTACGTCCTGTGGATGGAGGGCGCCGGGGACCTGGCGAACCTGCTGATCTGGCTGGCGCTTTTGGTCGCCGCGATCCTCACCCAGCACGCGACCGTGTTCTTCGGGATCGCCTTCGTGCTGGCGGCGGTGGCGACGATCGCGACTCTGTTGATCTCCCGGCAGCCGATGCCGGTCCCGCAACCGCGCCCGGCGGCGAGCGTCGAGGCCACCCCGGTGCCGTGA